A stretch of the Myxococcus guangdongensis genome encodes the following:
- the hemF gene encoding oxygen-dependent coproporphyrinogen oxidase: protein MTKVDVESLKERMTAFTQSLQDEICQALETLDGSARFREDPWQRPGGGGGRTRVLEDGAVLEKAGVNTSVVFGELEDQFAKKLQGEGRTFWAGGISLVLHPRNPHVPTVHANYRFIHQGGKAWFGGGADLTPYYLYEEDAAHFHRVHKAACDKHDPAYYPRFKAACDQYFFLRHRDETRGVGGVFFENMGGELEREFDFVRDCGRAFVDAYLPIAHKRKDTPYTPEQRVWQEVRRGRYVEFNLVYDRGTVFGLETRGRTESILMSLPPQTRWRYDFQPEPGTWEARLVDALRGPRDWAAWTKEG, encoded by the coding sequence ATGACGAAGGTGGACGTGGAGAGCCTCAAGGAGCGGATGACCGCCTTCACCCAGTCCCTGCAGGATGAAATCTGTCAGGCGCTGGAGACGCTGGATGGCTCGGCCCGCTTCCGCGAGGACCCGTGGCAGCGGCCCGGCGGCGGCGGCGGACGCACCCGCGTGCTGGAGGACGGCGCCGTGCTGGAGAAGGCGGGCGTCAACACGTCGGTCGTCTTCGGTGAGCTGGAGGACCAGTTCGCCAAGAAGCTCCAGGGCGAGGGGCGCACCTTCTGGGCGGGTGGTATCTCCCTGGTGCTCCACCCGCGCAATCCGCACGTGCCCACCGTGCACGCCAACTACCGCTTCATCCACCAGGGCGGCAAGGCGTGGTTCGGCGGCGGCGCGGACCTGACGCCGTACTACCTCTACGAAGAGGACGCGGCGCACTTCCACCGCGTGCACAAGGCCGCGTGCGACAAGCACGACCCCGCCTACTACCCGCGCTTCAAGGCGGCGTGCGACCAGTACTTCTTCCTGCGCCACCGCGACGAGACGCGCGGCGTGGGCGGCGTCTTCTTCGAGAACATGGGGGGCGAGCTGGAGCGCGAGTTCGACTTCGTGCGCGACTGCGGCCGGGCCTTCGTGGACGCGTACCTGCCCATCGCGCACAAGCGCAAGGACACGCCCTACACCCCCGAGCAGCGCGTCTGGCAGGAGGTGCGGCGCGGCCGGTACGTGGAGTTCAACCTCGTCTACGACAGGGGCACCGTCTTCGGCCTGGAGACGCGCGGGCGCACCGAGTCCATCCTCATGTCGCTGCCGCCCCAGACGCGCTGGCGCTACGACTTCCAACCGGAGCCCGGCACCTGGGAGGCCCGGCTGGTGGACGCGCTGCGCGGCCCGCGGGACTGGGCCGCGTGGACGAAGGAGGGCTGA
- a CDS encoding DUF3467 domain-containing protein, producing MADTPKPPDMQLQIQIDEDVANGQYANMALVNHTDTEFTLDFIYVQPQQLRAKVRSRIITSPKHMKRLMLAMQDNLNRYEAKYGPIVLREDDGGMH from the coding sequence ATGGCGGACACTCCGAAGCCCCCGGACATGCAGTTGCAGATTCAAATCGACGAGGACGTCGCCAATGGTCAGTACGCCAACATGGCCCTCGTGAACCACACGGACACGGAATTCACCCTGGACTTCATCTACGTCCAGCCGCAGCAGCTGCGGGCCAAGGTGCGCTCGCGCATCATCACCAGCCCCAAGCACATGAAGCGACTGATGCTGGCCATGCAGGACAACCTCAACCGCTACGAGGCGAAGTACGGCCCCATCGTCCTGCGCGAGGACGACGGGGGCATGCACTGA
- a CDS encoding anti-sigma factor family protein produces MAGNPACERFVPMLSPYVDGELTPAERVNVERHLTACRDCTGRAADLRAESGLLRVGLDMAVDDVDFKDFAQKVMARVTPEKPPLFERLKLALSEMFLYQRTAMVSSLATAAVLVAVGLPLLLSDRAPVGYGAERMTVKSIQPYQDARVAPVVMETDNGGTIIWLVDEETQDGPSQDDEEQGEDIGGGLRNGKGVKPLGKPKSEVERPSGGPL; encoded by the coding sequence ATGGCCGGAAATCCCGCATGTGAGCGTTTCGTCCCCATGCTCTCTCCGTATGTCGACGGAGAGCTGACGCCCGCGGAGCGGGTGAACGTGGAGCGGCATCTCACCGCCTGCCGAGACTGCACGGGGCGCGCGGCGGACCTGCGCGCCGAGTCGGGCCTGCTCCGGGTCGGCCTGGACATGGCGGTGGACGACGTCGACTTCAAGGACTTCGCCCAGAAGGTCATGGCGCGGGTGACGCCGGAGAAGCCGCCCCTGTTCGAGCGGCTCAAGCTGGCCCTGTCGGAGATGTTCCTCTACCAGCGCACGGCCATGGTCTCCTCGCTGGCCACCGCGGCGGTGCTGGTGGCGGTGGGCCTGCCGCTGCTCCTGAGCGACAGGGCCCCGGTGGGCTACGGCGCCGAGCGCATGACGGTGAAGTCCATCCAGCCCTACCAGGACGCGCGCGTGGCGCCCGTGGTGATGGAGACGGACAATGGTGGCACCATCATCTGGCTGGTCGACGAGGAGACGCAGGACGGCCCGTCCCAGGACGATGAGGAGCAGGGTGAGGACATTGGGGGCGGCCTTCGCAACGGCAAGGGAGTAAAACCCCTCGGCAAGCCGAAGTCGGAAGTGGAGCGGCCCTCGGGAGGTCCCCTGTGA
- a CDS encoding alpha/beta hydrolase — protein sequence MDAAKTGPFDLGQGPEACLLLHGFTGSPWDVRPLGEALAARGMRVVAPLLPGHGTTPQALLSVTWRDWREAALEALDDLRGHSSVSVAGLSMGALLALGLAAERPEAVRALALAAPAIRFRGPRMMLIRQLSRTPLLEWARPWVEKTGTDISDPAALAEAPVLSAFPVARLRDLVTLQDEAARRVDQVRCPVLVAVSEQDHVVDPEGGRWLARRLTASPCVRVVSLRRGFHVIPRDTDGRLFAREVADFLGQWRDFGEWEPQPAGA from the coding sequence ATGGATGCGGCGAAGACGGGGCCCTTCGACCTGGGGCAAGGCCCGGAGGCGTGTCTCTTGCTGCACGGCTTCACCGGCAGTCCCTGGGATGTGAGGCCCCTGGGCGAGGCGCTGGCGGCCCGCGGCATGCGGGTGGTGGCCCCCCTCCTGCCGGGGCATGGCACGACGCCCCAGGCGCTCTTGAGCGTCACCTGGCGGGACTGGCGGGAGGCGGCGCTGGAGGCGCTGGACGATTTGCGGGGGCACTCCAGCGTCTCCGTGGCGGGGCTGTCCATGGGGGCGTTGTTGGCGCTGGGGCTGGCGGCGGAGCGGCCGGAGGCGGTGCGGGCGTTGGCGCTCGCGGCGCCGGCGATTCGCTTCCGGGGGCCGCGGATGATGCTCATCCGACAGTTGTCGCGCACGCCGCTGCTGGAGTGGGCGCGGCCGTGGGTGGAGAAGACGGGCACGGACATCTCGGACCCGGCGGCGCTGGCCGAGGCGCCCGTGCTGTCGGCGTTCCCGGTGGCGCGGCTGAGGGACTTGGTGACGCTGCAGGACGAGGCGGCGCGGCGGGTGGACCAGGTGCGCTGTCCGGTGTTGGTGGCGGTGTCCGAGCAGGACCACGTGGTGGACCCGGAGGGGGGACGGTGGCTGGCGCGGCGGCTCACCGCGTCGCCGTGTGTGCGCGTGGTGTCGCTGCGGCGCGGCTTCCATGTGATTCCGCGGGACACGGACGGGCGGCTGTTCGCGAGGGAGGTGGCGGACTTCCTGGGGCAGTGGCGTGACTTCGGGGAATGGGAGCCACAACCCGCGGGCGCATGA
- a CDS encoding Immediate early protein ICP0, translating into MASSSRIPSAFARLAQHILKSPAGAIPRVGLKSPEVGRFPVGNRDGFKSQAPATGHPTLGGQERAPPRRVAELVPPGLEKLVGQDELGVRFGSDAALLMAHLQPSGMSGSERATRLWAFFAAYAETAAAQPPHQDGKEAFRESLEGHGFAELRDAHTGKDGVTQGLWVLEARTPDEARERVASVRLEPPPEVRHSEAAVRAESAVDPGLAAQARGPDSLRGAPAPVAMRPAESQDRDGSEADDEARPRRTSNKKLGAMMLWNVLHRFRSDPEDGSVAQGQWDRVAFGAVLALVGIALVVLALVSL; encoded by the coding sequence ATGGCCTCTTCCTCGCGCATCCCCTCGGCCTTCGCCCGGCTGGCCCAGCACATCCTCAAGTCGCCAGCGGGCGCCATCCCCCGCGTGGGCCTGAAGTCCCCGGAGGTCGGCCGCTTCCCTGTTGGCAACAGGGATGGCTTCAAGAGCCAGGCGCCTGCCACGGGCCACCCGACGCTGGGCGGCCAGGAGCGCGCCCCGCCGCGCAGGGTGGCGGAGTTGGTGCCTCCCGGGCTGGAGAAGCTGGTGGGGCAGGACGAGTTGGGCGTGCGCTTCGGCTCGGACGCGGCGCTGTTGATGGCGCACCTGCAGCCCTCGGGCATGTCCGGCTCCGAGCGCGCCACCCGGCTGTGGGCCTTCTTCGCCGCATACGCCGAGACGGCCGCGGCCCAGCCTCCCCACCAGGACGGGAAGGAGGCCTTCCGCGAGTCGCTCGAGGGCCACGGCTTCGCGGAGCTGCGCGACGCGCACACGGGGAAGGACGGCGTGACGCAGGGGCTGTGGGTGCTGGAGGCCCGCACGCCCGACGAAGCCCGCGAGCGCGTGGCCAGCGTCCGGCTGGAGCCGCCGCCGGAGGTCCGCCACTCGGAGGCCGCGGTGCGCGCCGAGAGCGCCGTCGACCCGGGGCTCGCGGCCCAGGCCCGGGGCCCGGATTCGCTGCGGGGGGCGCCCGCGCCCGTGGCCATGCGGCCGGCGGAGTCCCAGGACCGGGACGGGAGCGAGGCGGACGACGAGGCCCGCCCGCGCCGCACGTCCAACAAGAAGCTGGGCGCGATGATGCTGTGGAACGTCCTGCACCGCTTCCGCTCGGACCCCGAGGACGGCTCGGTGGCGCAGGGGCAGTGGGACCGGGTGGCCTTCGGGGCGGTGCTGGCCCTGGTCGGAATCGCACTCGTCGTGTTGGCGCTCGTCAGCCTCTAG
- a CDS encoding RNA polymerase sigma factor encodes MATDDLTLVKRVRSGDQRAFKLLVERYQRKVYAVALGMLKDKEEAMDVSQEAFVKVYKYLDHFKGDSSFYTWLYRITVNICIDVLRKRGGGGEAVEFDENQAMDLSEARIGALGSRLGTNPQKSALRRELAEKIQEALSTVPEKHRAILLLREIEGMSYEDLARTLDIPKGTVMSRLFHARAKVQKILSEYLELDESKSGVGNE; translated from the coding sequence TTGGCAACCGACGACCTCACACTCGTCAAGCGCGTCCGGAGCGGCGACCAACGCGCCTTCAAGCTCCTCGTCGAGCGTTACCAGCGCAAGGTGTACGCAGTCGCGCTCGGTATGCTCAAGGACAAGGAGGAAGCGATGGACGTCTCCCAGGAGGCGTTCGTCAAGGTCTACAAGTACCTGGACCACTTCAAGGGAGACTCGTCCTTCTACACCTGGCTCTACCGCATCACCGTGAACATCTGCATCGACGTGCTGAGGAAGCGCGGCGGTGGAGGCGAGGCGGTGGAGTTCGACGAGAACCAGGCCATGGACCTGTCCGAGGCGCGCATCGGCGCCCTGGGCAGCCGCCTGGGCACCAACCCCCAGAAGAGCGCCCTGCGGCGTGAGCTGGCGGAGAAGATTCAGGAAGCCCTGAGCACGGTGCCGGAGAAGCACCGCGCCATCCTGCTGCTCCGGGAGATCGAAGGCATGTCCTACGAGGACCTGGCCCGCACGCTCGATATCCCGAAGGGCACGGTGATGAGCCGCCTGTTCCATGCCCGGGCCAAGGTCCAGAAAATCCTGAGTGAATACCTGGAGTTGGACGAATCGAAGAGCGGCGTGGGGAACGAATGA